A single Prochlorococcus marinus XMU1410 DNA region contains:
- a CDS encoding glutathione S-transferase family protein yields the protein MQNKYLIKATRKFWFWFWTQLMNGFAPSDLHGNYKRPKGITIDSEYDINNESGQIYLLVGNSCPWCQRTLLVHAIKHLSKKVKVIFLKADLEHGEWIFNRKFKGCLRLSDFYKKANKKIIFRATLPLLISFVKDEVNILSNESSQIIRLLNSIKIQSEIKILTIKDCNKKFLDLINNRINDGVYKCGFARNQLAYEKASQNLFAAINEVENLLQKNKGDWIFGEELTYADIYLFPTLIRWELIYSKLFKCTEQELSNFKKIIEWRLNFFKLSYVNRTCFDNEWKKDYYKALFPLNPNQLIPVLPSLEKIMRLESEKI from the coding sequence ATGCAAAATAAATACCTTATAAAAGCAACCAGAAAATTCTGGTTTTGGTTTTGGACCCAACTAATGAATGGCTTCGCACCATCAGATTTACATGGTAACTATAAAAGGCCTAAAGGTATAACAATTGATAGTGAATACGATATTAATAATGAAAGTGGACAAATTTATTTATTGGTAGGGAATTCTTGTCCATGGTGTCAAAGAACTTTACTCGTCCACGCAATAAAACATTTATCTAAAAAAGTTAAAGTTATTTTTTTAAAAGCAGATCTTGAGCATGGCGAATGGATTTTCAATAGAAAGTTTAAGGGATGCCTGAGACTTTCAGACTTTTACAAAAAGGCTAATAAAAAGATTATTTTTAGAGCGACTTTACCTCTTTTAATTAGCTTTGTAAAAGATGAAGTAAATATTTTATCTAATGAAAGTTCACAAATTATAAGATTACTCAATTCAATAAAAATTCAATCAGAAATTAAGATATTAACTATTAAGGACTGTAATAAAAAATTTTTAGATTTAATTAATAACCGCATTAATGATGGAGTATATAAATGTGGTTTTGCCAGAAACCAGTTAGCTTATGAAAAAGCAAGTCAAAATCTTTTCGCAGCTATAAATGAAGTTGAAAATTTACTACAGAAAAATAAAGGTGACTGGATATTTGGAGAAGAGTTAACCTACGCGGATATTTACCTTTTTCCAACGCTTATAAGATGGGAATTGATATATAGCAAACTTTTCAAATGTACTGAACAAGAACTATCAAATTTCAAGAAAATTATTGAATGGAGACTAAATTTTTTTAAATTATCTTATGTAAATAGGACATGCTTCGACAATGAGTGGAAAAAAGATTACTACAAAGCTTTATTCCCTTTAAACCCAAATCAACTAATCCCAGTTTTACCATCGCTAGAGAAAATAATGAGATTAGAGTCCGAAAAAATATAA